A part of Entelurus aequoreus isolate RoL-2023_Sb linkage group LG10, RoL_Eaeq_v1.1, whole genome shotgun sequence genomic DNA contains:
- the nup35 gene encoding nucleoporin NUP35, with amino-acid sequence MELQVGSEPMTLGSPTSPKPILGAQFLPGFLMGDLPAPASPQPRPFSLSTPILESTSALKGSSAPHPVVHTPKDKSGAPPIRSIHDELVTAGTPLSANRQSFPIMHSPVSGRQASTPGVQQACMSPAQVDPFYSQGEALSSEDQLDQTWVTVFGFPPASASYILLQFAQYGNILKHTMASPGNWMHLQYQSWLQARKALSKDGKVFGDAIMVGVKPCIDKSMMLEASEVAASPRRSSALPSTPRSAIRPLSATYRTSGSDYQVVADRQTPRKDDSLVSKAMEYMFGW; translated from the exons ATGGAACTACAAG TCGGATCAGAACCCATGACTCTGGGCTCCCCCACGTCCCCCAAGCCCATTCTGGGCGCCCAGTTCCTCCCAGGCTTCTTGATGGGCGACCTGCCTGCCCCTGCAAGCCCGCAGCCCCGCCCCTTCAGCCTGTCCACGCCCATTTTGGAGAGCACAAGTGCCCTTAAAG GAAGCTCCGCCCCACATCCTGTAGTCCACACTCCTAAGGACAAAAGCGGAGCCCCGCCCATTCGCAGCATCCACGACGAGCTGGTTACTGCGGGAACGCCTCTGAGCGCCAACAGGCAG tcttttcccatcatgcactccccAGTGTCGGGCCGCCAGGCGTCCACTCCAG GTGTGCAGCAGGCGTGCATGTCTCCAGCTCAGGTGGACCCCTTTTACAGTCAGGGGGAGGCTCTGTCCTCTGAGGACCAGCTGGACCAGACCTGGGTCACCGTCTTTGG TTTTCCTCCTGCCTCTGCATCCTATATTCTCCTGCAGTTCGCTCAGTATGGAAACATCCTCAAACACACG ATGGCGTCTCCTGGCAACTGGATGCATCTTCAGTATCAGTCCTGGCTGCAGGCCAGGAAAGCCCTGTCCAAGGACGGCAAAGTCTTCGGAGACGCCATCATGGTGGGCGTCAAACCCTGCATTGACAAG AGCATGATGTTGGAAGCCAGCGAGGTCGCCGCCTCTCCTCGCCGCAGCTCCGCCCTCCCCTCCACCCCACGCTCTGCCATCAGGCCGCTCAGCGCCACCTACAGGACCTCGGGCAGCGACTACCAG GTGGTGGCGGACAGACAAACCCCCAGGAAGGACGACAGCTTGGTTTCCAAAGCAATGGAGTACATGTTTGGTTGGTGA
- the dnajc10 gene encoding dnaJ homolog subfamily C member 10, whose amino-acid sequence MAAMGGQVMCSRCVHHPIWIILSWLLLVTVLGAVCATGSDYYNLLGVNREATTREIRQAFKKLALTMHPDKNPGDSSAHEKFLQVNRAYEVLKDEDLRKKYDKYGEKGLDEQQGGRYESWNYYRYDFGIYDDDLEIITLDSGDFEAAVNSGEIWFINFYFPRCSHCHELAPTWREFAKEMDGVVRIGAVNCGDNNHLCRRKGISSYPSLYIFTAGQKPVKFSGERVKDKLVTFCMQFIQTSVTELQQGNVFSEIDSAFASGLGWLITFCSDTGDCLESRTRQKLASMLDGLVKVGWMDCSIQQQLCQSFQVTSGATALFPPGSALNQQGSVLWLRTLDSREIYTQVIDRLPDLQLLTADTFHSKLARHRWLVSFTFGHRNPSEYKKLQAFFRNDHIQVGRVDCSADAQLCQSLYIHKACVAVFKGLGVHDFEIHHGKDVLYNIVAFARDSVRAHVTTLRPDNFPSDRKEAWLVDFFAPWCPPCRALLPELRKASIQLAGQMKFGTLDCTIHKDLCSTYNIHAYPTTVIFNGSSVHEYEGQHSADGILEFIQDLIHPSVVVLDPPTFSDKVQGREEGNIWAVDFYAPWCGPCQALLPEWRRMARMLAGQIMVGSVDCQRFQSFCQSQHVRAYPEIRLYSGSTRKPGLYTSYNGWHRDAHSLKSWALSALPRVSVDLTPDSFRSLVVAGHDHWVLDFYAPWCGPCQHFAPEFEVLARVLKGEVRAGKIDCQAHYQTCQSAGITAYPTVRFYPYQHAKRHAQSGEHINSREANVIADIIRQRLQQLSSRSQIKKKDEL is encoded by the exons A TGGCTGCAATGGGAGGACAGGTGATGTGTTCCAGGTGTGTCCACCATCCCATCTGGATCATCCTATCATGGCTGCTCCTTGTCACTGTGCTGGGGGCCGTGTGCGCCACCGGCAGCGACTACTACAACCTGCTGGGGGTCAACAGGGAGGCCACGACCAGGGAGATCCGACAAGCCTTCAAGAAACTTGCCCTCACCATGCACCCTGACAAGAACCCG GGGGACTCGTCGGCCCACGAGAAGTTCCTGCAGGTGAACCGGGCTTATGAGGTTCTGAAGGATGAGGACCTGCGCAAGAAATACGACAAATATGGAGAGAAGGGATTGGACGAGCAGCAGGGAGGACGCTACGAGAGCTGGAACTACTACCGCTACGACTTTG GCATCTATGATGACGACCTGGAGATCATCACCTTAGACAGCGGCGACTTTG aggCAGCTGTGAATTCAGGAGAGATCTGGTTCATCAACTTTTATTTCCCGCGGTGTTCACATTGTCACGAGCTGGCCCCGACG TGGCGAGAGTTTGCCAAGGAGATGGACGGCGTGGTCCGGATAGGGGCGGTGAACTGCGGCGACAACAACCACCTGTGTCGCAGGAAAGGCATCAGCAGCTACCCCAGCCTCTACATTTTCACAGCAGGACAG AAACCAGTGAAGTTCAGTGGTGAGCGTGTGAAAGACAAGCTGGTGACCTTCTGCATGCAGTTCATCCAGACCAGCGTCACAGAGCTGCAGCAAG GCAACGTGTTCAGCGAGATCGACAGCGCCTTCGCGTCAGGGCTGGGCTGGCTCATCACCTTCTGCTCGGACACAGGAG ATTGTCTGGAGTCCAGGACCAGGCAGAAACTGGCCTCCATGTTG GACGGCCTGGTGAAGGTGGGATGGATGGACTGCAGCATACAACAACAACTCTGCCAGAGTTTCCAG GTAACCAGTGGAGCCACTGCGTTGTTCCCACCAGGAAGTGCCCTGAATCAACAAGGAAGTGTCCTG TGGCTCCGCACTCTGGACAGCAGAGAGATTTACACTCAGGTCATCGATCGTCTCCCCGACTTGCAGCTGCTAACCGCCGACACCTTCCAT AGCAAGCTGGCCCGTCACCGCTGGTTGGTCAGCTTCACGTTTGGACACAGGAACCCCAGCGAGTACAAGAAGCTCCAGGCCTTCTTCCGCAATGACCACATACAG GTGGGCCGGGTGGACTGCAGCGCTGACGCGCAGCTGTGTCAGTCGCTCTACATCCACAAAGCCTGCGTGGCCGTCTTCAAAGGCCTGGGAGTCCACGACTTTGAGATCCACCACG GCAAGGACGTGCTGTACAATATTGTAGCTTTCGCTCGGGACAGCGTCCGCGCTCACGTGACCACCCTGAGGCCCGACAACTTCCCCTCGGACAGGAAGGAGGCCTGGCTGGTTGACTTCTTCGCACCG TGGTGTCCTCCATGTCGAGCTTTACTTCCCGAGTTGAGGAAAGCCTCCATTCAGCTGGCAGGACAGATGAAGTTTGGTACTTTGGACTGTACCATCCACAAGGACCTCTGCTCCACG TACAACATACACGCTTATCCCACCACTGTCATCTTCAATGGATCATCCGTTCATGAATATGAAGGACAACACTCTGCTGACGGCATTCTGGAGTTCATACAG GACCTGATCCATCCATCCGTGGTGGTTTTAGATCCTCCTACCTTCTCTGACAAAGTTCAAG GTCGAGAAGAAGGGAACATCTGGGCGGTGGATTTCTATGCTCCATGGTGTGGTCCATGCCAGGCCCTGTTGCCTGAGTGGAGGCGCATGGCGCGG ATGTTGGCAGGTCAGATTATGGTCGGCTCTGTGGACTGTCAGCGCTTTCAGTCCTTCTGCCAGAGTCAACACGTGCGAGCGTATCCCGAAATCCGCTTGTACTCGGGCAGTACCAGGAAACCCGGTCTCTACAC cAGTTACAACGGCTGGCACAGAGACGCACACTCACTGAAATCCTGGGCCCTCAG CGCGCTGCCCAGAGTGTCAGTGGATCTGACTCCCGACTCCTTCAGGTCTCTGGTTGTGGCAGGTCACGACCACTGGGTTCTGGACTTTTACGCCCCCTGGTGTGGACCCTGCCAACACTTTGCCCCTGAGTTTGAGGTCTTGGCTCGG GTCCTGAAAGGGGAGGTCCGAGCTGGCAAGATCGACTGCCAGGCTCACTATCAGACATGTCAGTCGGCAGGCATCACCGCCTACCCCACCGTGCGCTTCTACCCATACCAGCATGCCAAGAGG CACGCACAAAGCGGAGAACATATCAACAGTCGGGAGGCTAACGTGATCGCAGACATCATCAGGCAGAGGCTACAGCAGTTGTCATCGCGGTCACAAATCAAAAAGAAG GATGAACTCTGA